From Coffea arabica cultivar ET-39 chromosome 2e, Coffea Arabica ET-39 HiFi, whole genome shotgun sequence, the proteins below share one genomic window:
- the LOC113699827 gene encoding uncharacterized protein, whose amino-acid sequence MNRILIDRGSAVNIMSVRAMKELGISSDELSQSRLMIQGFNQGGQRAIGLIRLELLIGELSSSALFHIIEAKTSYNMLLGRLWIHENEIIPSTLHQCFKYCRDGVVKKVTADDKPFTEAETHFADAKFYLHREAKRKESVREKSQDSKVPILRYTLRSKREEGQSSFIRNDTLNVPLTKIEPVKIEKVSLQGFVRPKEEPAVEHYSLPTNRTQEGFDPNAYRLLAKAGYNPNEKNTLGKLPSKVTGEKTHGLTPTQKMLKERGYNVESSSMGLGYQPPSPVRIIIKRASCNYVNEKVEVTRRRRSVFDRLGNKSKRISVFDRLGPQPKNLKPPIYERLGSKKQEYQGQESTASCHHITISDPEEEEEDADDAPPELERGVKNTVDELKEINLGTSDDPRPIYISSCMTPEEEKEYVDLLLEFRDVFAWNYSEMPGLDPRVAVHNLSVKQGTKPVKQTQRRFRPELIPLIENEINRLIETGFIREVKYPTWISSIVPARKKNGQIRVCVDFRDLNETCPKDDFPLPITELTVDATAGHEALSFLDGSSAYNQIRMAPEDEELTAFRTPKGIYCYKVMPFGLKNAGAHIKGQCKEYLMICSIEMWSATLMTLW is encoded by the exons ATGAATCGGATACTCATTGATCGGGGATCTGCCGTCAATATCATGTCCGTACGTGCTATGAAAGAGTTAGGAATCTCAAGTGATGAACTCTCCCAGAGCCGCCTCATGATCCAAGGATTTAACCAAGGGGGGCAAAGAGCAATTGGCCTCATAAGGCTTGAATTGCTCATTGGTGAGCTGTCTTCAAGTGCGTTATTTCatatcattgaagccaaaacctCTTATAACATGCTCTTGGGAAGGCTCTGGATTCAcgagaatgaaattataccaTCTACTCTGCATCAATGTTTCAAATATTGTCGAGACGGTGTTGTTAAGAAAGTTACTGCCGATGACAAACCTTTCACGGAAGCCGAAACTCACTTTGCCGATGCCAAATTTTATCTTCACAgagaagcaaaaagaaaggaatcggTAAGGGAAAAAAGTCAAGATTCCAAAGTTCCCATTTTGCGGTATACTCTAAGATCAAAGAGAGAAGAAGGTCAGTCTTCTTTTATCAGAAATGACACATTAAATGTTCCGCTCACCAAGATAGAGCCTGTTAAAATTGAGAAGGTGAGCTTGCAAGGGTTTGTCCGTCCCAAAGAAGAACCGGCAGTGGAACATTACTCGCTACCAACTAATCGGACTCAAGAAGGTTTTGATCCAAACGCCTATAGACTTCTTGCTAAGGCGGGTTATAACCCAAATGAGAAGAATACATTGGGCAAACTCCCTTCTAAAGTGACTGGCGAGAAGACTCACGGATTGACACCTACGCAAAAAATGTTGAAAGAAAGGGGCTATAATGTTGAAAGTTCATCGATGGGTCTTGGTTATCAACCGCCCTCTCCTGTTCGTATAATAATCAAAAGAGCGAGTTGTAACTACGTGAACGAGAAAGTGGAGGTCACGAGGCGAAGGAGATCTGTGTTCGATAGGTTGGGAAATAAGTCAAAGCGTATTTCCGTGTTTGACAGACTTGGCCCGCAGCCGAAAAATTTGAAGCCGCCTATCTATGAAAGATTAGGCAGTAAGAAGCAAGAATACCAG GGTCAAGAAAGTACGGCTTCCTGTCATCATATTACGATCAGTGatcctgaagaagaagaagaagatgcggaTGACGCTCCCCCTGAACTTGAACGAGGGGTAAAAAATACAGTCGATGAGTTAAAAGAGATTAACCTTGGTACAAGCGACGATCCTCGCCCAATTTACATAAGCTCTTGTATGActcctgaagaagaaaaagagtatGTTGATTTGCTGCTCGAGTTCAGGGACGTCTTTGCCTGGAATTACTCAGAAATGCCTGGTTTGGATCCAAGGGTCGCCGTTCATAATTTGTCTGTCAAACAAGGAACAAAACCTGTCAAGCAAACGCAAAGGCGCTTTCGGCCCGAATTGATTCCTCTGATAGAAAATGAGATAAATCGATTGATTGAAACCGGATTCATACGAGAAGTAAAATATCCAACATGGATTTCAAGCATCGTCCctgcaaggaaaaagaatgggCAAATTCGAGTTTGTGTTGACTTTCGAGACTTAAACGAGACTTGCcccaaagatgattttcctctcCCCATCACAGAATTGACGGTAGATGCTACAGCTGGGCATGAAGCACTATCTTTTCTCGATGGATCGTCTGCCTATAATCAAATACGCATGGCGCCCGAGGATGAGGAGCTAACTGCCTTCCGCACCCCCAAGGGAATTTATTGCTATAAAGTAATGCCGTTTGGCTTGAAAAATGCTGGAGCACATATCAAAGGGCAATGCAAAGAATATTTGATGATATGCTCCATAGAAATGTGGAGTGCTACGTTGATGACCTtgtggtga